A window of Deltaproteobacteria bacterium genomic DNA:
TGCATAAATTCAGTTACCTTTTCTAGATCGTTTTGATCTTGTTTGTTTTTTGCTAAACAAAAGGGTAACTGAGTTTTCCACATTCTCGCTATCCGAGATGTGTCAGATCAGATCTAAACTTCTACATCTAATCCTTGAAGTCTTTTTTCAATATAAAGTTTCTCCATGCGAAACTCATCCAATTTAACTCAAATCCCAGGTTCCAATTCCCACCATAGAATTTCACCATAGTCTCCCAAAGCGCTTGATTCCTCGTTGAACCACGGCACCTTCTATTTCTTGCAGTAGCCCTTAATCGTTCGCGTAACTTTGCCACGAACTTCAAGCTCTCGAAGACAGCTCATTACATACCAACCCACTGAACCCTCAAAAGTCTTCACCTTTGAACCTACTAATTTTGCTAGCTCTGAGTATCGAACGGGCTTTTTGGTTAAACACTTCATTATTGCCGTTGATATGGTTTTGAATTTCTCAACAGATACTGTAGTCTGCTTTTTCCATCCTTTTCCTCGAATCGCGACACGTTCTTCATTCGAATTGCTTTTTCCATAACGTCTATTCACTTCTTTGACGGACTCAGAAATCAGCTTTTCGAGCACTTTCAAGTTCACTTCACTTAGCCTTCGA
This region includes:
- a CDS encoding DUF1801 domain-containing protein, with translation MAKTKATSASIATHLKKITDDERRNDCILLIKMMTKITREKPKIWGSKIIGFGSYHYKYESGREGDSCITGFASGKPNISIYLVAAGKSQNQHLLNLGKHNMAKACLQIRRLSEVNLKVLEKLISESVKEVNRRYGKSNSNEERVAIRGKGWKKQTTVSVEKFKTISTAIMKCLTKKPVRYSELAKLVGSKVKTFEGSVGWYVMSCLRELEVRGKVTRTIKGYCKK